CATGTCCGAGAACTTTCCATGCGCGTCGTGGAGCGAATCGTACTTCCGTGCAAGACCATCGACGAGAACGTGGTCGAAGTACACCGTTCCACCATCCGAGAGGTATGCATCGTATCCGATTCCACCAGTACTCCAGGTTGAGTCCGTTGCCGTGAACTGAGACAGGAGGTCTTCCGAATCGTTGTACAGTTTGACGGTGTGTTCGCCGTTGGTTTCCCACTCGATTTCGATTCTGAACCAAGTGTCCTCAGCAAGACAGAATCCAGTCGAGTTGGCGGCCAGTTTAGTGGCCGTTTCATTTTCATATCGGTACAGCGCAAGTCTGTCAGTGGCAAAATTCACCCGCACGAAGTACCGATTGTTGTGGTCCTGTACTCCGTAGGTGAAGTTTATTTTGTCAGCACCACCAGTGGCACGGACTCGACAACGGAACTGGTTACCAGCCTCCGGGTAGCGCGGAAGCCCACTCGTACTAATCATCTCGACCGCCGTTCCGCTGAGTTCGAGTGCATGCGAACCGTAGTACGGTGGTGTGGAGACGAGGCGTGCACCGGAGCCACCCCGGTCGAACGTGTACTCGCTGAGATCTCCATCGTCGAAATCGTCGACGACCTTACCAACATCTGGTGTTCGGTGTTTCCCTTTCGTTACGTAATCGAAGTGGACTGTACCTCCGTTCGAGACGTAAGCGTCGTAGCCAGTGCCGCCAGTCGACCACGTAGTGTCTTTGGCCGAAAGCTCAGCTACATCGTCTCCATCTCTTAAGGTAACCACGTGCCGCCCGTTCGTCCGCCACTCAACGACAACTTCGTACCAGACACCTTCGGAGTAATTGACAGAGGAGTCCGAATCGAGGAAAGTTCCCGACCCGTTTTCGTACTGGACAAGGCCCAGGATTCCGTCCGCGAAATCTAGTTGGACGTAGTAGCGGTTGTCGTGGTCCTGCACGCCGTAGGTGAAGTTGGCCACTCCACTTGATCCAGCTCCGTCTGTCGGCCGTACCCAACAACTAAAGGTATCACCAGTTTGTGGTTCCTTCGGAAGTCCAGATGTCCGAATCATCTCGGTGTTCGTCCCACTAATTTGTAGCGCGTACGAACCATCGAACGTCGTACTCGAAACGACACTCGCACCGGAACTTCCCCGGTCGAAGCTGTATTCGCTCAGATCGCCATCCTCAAAATTCTCGACGATAACACCCTCACCGGTGTCGTCCAGATCGTCGATGGTGACTCCGTCGAAGTACGCCGCCTCACTCCCGGAGAGATACGCGTCGTAACCGACGCCACCGCTACTCCACGTCGAATCCGTCGCGGAAATCTGTGCGAGTTGCGTCCCACTACTGTTGAAGAGGGTCACCGTATGCGTCCCGTCACGCGCCCACTCGATATCGACTTCGTACCACGTGTCCTGAGAGAGGGCGACACCTGTCCCCGCCAGTTTCGTCGAGGTCCCATTCTCAGTTCGATACAATCCGAGGGCACCCTGTTCGGGGTTGACACGGACGAAGTACCGATTAGTGTGATCTTGGACACCGTAGGTGAAATTCGTCCGATCTGCACCATTTGTGCCTCGAATCCAGTAACTCATCGTCGACCCTGCCGAGGGATAATGGTTGAGTCCAGCGGTGCTAATCATCTCGGTCGAGGTACCAGCGATTTCCAGCGCGTACTCGCCCGTTTTGGTCGGCGACGTGACCACGCTTGCACCCGAACTCCCGCGGTCGAAGCGGTACTCGTTCAGGTCGCCATCTTGGAAGTTATCCACGATTAAACACCCGTCGGAGGGGTCGCGCGTGCCCTTCGTCACGTAGTCGATGTATACGGTGCCGCCGTCGCTGAGGTAGGCGTCGTAGCCGACGCCACCGCTACTCCACGTCGGATCTGTAGCCGATATTTGCGCGACTTGGTTCCCTGCCGCGTCGGAGAGCGTGAACGTGTGGTCGCCGGTACTTGACCACGCGATCTCTGCCTCGTACCACGTATCCTGCGAGAGGGAGACGCCCTTGTCTGCCAGCAGGGTGGCACTCCCGTTCTCGTACCGGTACAGCGCGACACTCCCCTGCACGGGGTTCACGCGTGCAAAGTACCGATTCTGATGATCTTGAACGCCGTAGGTGAGGTTGATGCGATCAGCACCATTGTGGCCACGAACCCAGTACCTGAAGGTATCACCCGCGGCCGGGTAGTAATCTAACCCAGAGGTGCTGATCATCTCCGTGTCGGTGCCACTGATCTGAAGTACGTCGTCACCGTGGTAGGTAGGATTATCGACAATGCTCGCGCCTGAACTCCCCTTGTCGAACGTGTACTCGCTCAAGTCATCATCTTCGAAGTCATCGATGATGAAAAAGCCGACCTCATCGTTCGATTTGAGCGAAGCTGCTGCAGGTTCGGAGCCCAGTGTCGAAACACCAGTTCCGCCGAGGGCAAGTCCTGCGCCGGTTGCTCCAACTGTTTGCAAGTACGAACGTCGATCGATGTTCACCTGTTCTTGCTTGGGATTAGGCTGTGCATTATTATTTCTCTCTGCCATGCAATGGTACCTTCCTGAGGGAATGTTATAATTACCACGGTAAGTCGATGTCTAAAGTTTCCTCGGTATTTATTAGTGATGGGGAATAAGATCTAATCTTAGCAAATAAGGTTCTAATATGTTCGGTGTTCTCTAATATCGATGGGAAAGGGCGGTTTTGAAGATCGAGGCAAGTCCGTATCGGACAAACTCGGGCATCGTGTCGGTGCAGTCCTGCTGCCGGGTACGCTCGCCGAGATAGTTCCATTCAAAGATATCCTCATTCCGCGAGTCCTACAGGCGGCAACTGCTGCTGTTCGCACCTTGCTGCTCGGGCACTGCTGGCGATAGAGTCGGTACTAGGTTCGGCGTCTCGATTAACGAGTTCGGAAGGTGAATAATCCGGCTCTAAACCGGTGGATTTTGAACAATATCAGGGGGAATCATATCGAGGAGAGTCGATCCCGAGAGATAGCTCAGTGGTGATTCTAACCGAGCAATCTTATATGCCTCCGACGTTTTGGAGTGAGAACTTCGAAGTACCCTTCGTGAACGGCGATACCCTGGCAGTGGGCTGCTTAGACATCATTTGCAACAACCGCGTCGTGGTGGCGTCGCGTGTCGCTGACAAGGGGATGTCCATTCCGCACTCAGACTAAAGTATCGAACACGATTTCCGCGGGCGTCACGCCGCCAAGAGATGCAACGCATCGGTCGGCTCATGCACGGCAATGGCAGCATCAAGGACGATAGGGATAGAAGCGAGAGAGACTGACTCCGAGACGACGAAGCAGAATTTGTGAAGGACCGTGAGGGTCCAATGCACAGATACCCCTTTTCGGAACTTCACTCGGACCTCGTTCTGCGAGAGGTCATTCATCGCCGAGTTCCGAAAGCCGAGCTTGGATTTCCTCAGCATCCGCATCAGAGAGCGCTTCTACACCGAACTGGACGAGTAGCGGGTAGAAGTGGCGGTTCTTCTTAAACTCGTCCTGGCCCGCCTTGCGGAGCTTCAGCTGGGACTCGAGGTAGGTGTCCTCCATCTCGTCGAGGACATCGTCAGGAATGTAGATCGTTCGCCCGTTCCACTCGTCCTTGATGTTCGTCTCCGTTTTGCTCGTTTCGTTCGTTTCACTCGTTGAAGTCGATTCGTTCGTTTCAGTCGATGAGCTGGTTTCCACCGTTTCACTCACCTCACTCGTTTCGCTGGAATCAGCCTCATCGTCCTCCTCTTCGTAGTTGCCCTCGATGCCGGAAGCATCGCCCCAGCCGTCGCTCATGCTTCCACCTCCCCAGGTGCGGTCTTCTCAAACGTCTCGTCGAACAGGTCGGCGATTTCGTTGAACAGGTCGCGTGCATCCTCAACGCGCTGGTTCTCCTTGCCGAAGCCGAAGACGGATACCCCCTCGCCAATCGACTGGGAGAGGTCGGTCCGCTTCGGAATCTCGAACACTGGAAGGGAGTACGCCGACTTGATCTCCTCGATGGTGTCGCGGTGTTCAGCGTTCTGCTCGACACGGTTACAGACGATGGCGAGCCGATTGATGTCTCCGTACGCCTGTTCGAGGGAGCTCAGCTGCTTTGCGAAAATCTGGAGGCTGTTGGCGTTGAGTTTCTCCGGAATGACGGGGATAACGACGTTGCCGGTCGCGACGAGGGCGTTATCGGTAAGGACGTTCAGAGATGGCGGCGTGTCGACGATGATGTAGTCGTAATCCCTATCGAGTTCGTCCAGAGTCATCTCCAGACGTTCCCGACTCTTCGGCGCCTCAAGCAACGTTTGGATGTTCTTGTTGTTCGCGAGCTTCTCGCTCGCGGGGAGGATGTCGAATTCCTCGTGCTCGACGATGATGTTGTTCACCGACTCCATCTGATCGAAGTCGAGGACGTCGAACAGCGTTGTACGGTCGGTATCGTAGTACAGATCGTTGTAGCCGAGTGAGCAGGTGAGCCCTCCGTGATAGTCGATATCGACCAGGAGCACGTCGTAGCCCCGGGCAGCTAGCGCCCCGCCTGTGTGAATGACGTCAGTCGTCTTCCCAGCGCCTCCCTTCTGATTCGCCACGGTGATTCGTGCGGTGTTGGTGTCGGTCATTTCCTTCGTTTCCCTCGTTGTGTTCGTTTCGTTCGTTCTAATCGTTCTGTTCGTTTGGTTCGGTGAGGGTGTTTCACTCGGTGAGAGGAATACTACGATGTTAAAACCAAGTGTTCGTTACACTCGTTGAAGCAAACACACTCGTTGCCATCAACGCATTCGTTCCATTCATTACGTTCGTTTCCCTCGTTTTGTTCATCGAGTACGGGGCAGCCAGTTCATCCACTACCAGTTCGTTTCTCAGAATGCGTTCAATGCATTCGTTTTTCTCGTTCCGTTCGTTTTGCTCGTTGAATTCGTTATAGTCGTTCCGCGTGTTTTCAGCGGGAATCAGGACTACCTTCGAGACGAAGGGAGAGATCGTGCTTCATGGGCAGTCGAGTAAAACTTTTAACTGTTACTGGATTATTGGTAACCACCAGATGTATGAGGTACTCGACGACACGGCGGCACAGACCATCCTCGCCATCGAGAGTGGTGACTCCATCCGCCGTGTCGCCCAACACCTCCACACGCCCTACGAGACAGTGAGACAGGCCGTCAATCGGCTGGAAGACGCAGGCTACGTTTCCTATGACGATGGCCTCACTGTCGTCGACGAGCGCGTACGCGACGCAGCCCGCGAGCTCGTCGCTGCCAGCGCCGGCGTCAGTCCGCCCTCCATCGAAGAGGCCTACGTCATCCCACAGTTCGGTGACTGGCCGTTCGCGTTTGCGCGGATCGACGCCGTCTACGTGTGGACCCAGGGCGGCTACCAGGTCGGTCGCGAGCCCAACGACTATCCGTTGTTCCTGGCCGTCCGTGAGCGGGACGTCGACGCCTGGGAGGCGTTTCTCCATTCGTTTGACCTCCCGACCGCATTCGAAAGACAGCCCCGAGACGATCTGGACGGACCGCTGCAGATCGTCCTCGAGCCACGCCCCTCACTCGACATTGAGCACGTCGAGGGGTACCCGGTCACCCCGAGAACCGAGACGATCGAGTACATGCGCGAGAACTACGCCCAGTTCCAGTCGGCGCTGGCGATGCTCGACCGGATGTACGAGGACCTCGACCTCGGCGTCACGTATCGAGAGACCGAACGGGCGCAGCCATGAGCTTCAACAACCGAAGTGACGCGCTCATCGAACTGCTCGAAGAGCTCACCAAAGAGGGCCACGAGTACGTTCTTGTTGGCGGCTACGCTGTCTCAGCGTTCAATGCTCGCTTCTCCACGGACCTCGATATCGTCGTCGCGCCGGATTCCAAAGCTGACTTCGTCGAGTTCCTTGAACAGCAGGGATTCGAGGAAACGGACAGTCACGCCAAGAAATGGTTCTACGACACCGAAGTAATCGAGTACGAGAAGCGGCTCACGCCGCAGCAGCCGATCGGCTTCGATCTCCTGGTAAACGGACTCGGGTGT
Above is a window of Halorussus vallis DNA encoding:
- a CDS encoding ParA family protein; protein product: MTDTNTARITVANQKGGAGKTTDVIHTGGALAARGYDVLLVDIDYHGGLTCSLGYNDLYYDTDRTTLFDVLDFDQMESVNNIIVEHEEFDILPASEKLANNKNIQTLLEAPKSRERLEMTLDELDRDYDYIIVDTPPSLNVLTDNALVATGNVVIPVIPEKLNANSLQIFAKQLSSLEQAYGDINRLAIVCNRVEQNAEHRDTIEEIKSAYSLPVFEIPKRTDLSQSIGEGVSVFGFGKENQRVEDARDLFNEIADLFDETFEKTAPGEVEA
- a CDS encoding helix-turn-helix domain-containing protein, giving the protein MYEVLDDTAAQTILAIESGDSIRRVAQHLHTPYETVRQAVNRLEDAGYVSYDDGLTVVDERVRDAARELVAASAGVSPPSIEEAYVIPQFGDWPFAFARIDAVYVWTQGGYQVGREPNDYPLFLAVRERDVDAWEAFLHSFDLPTAFERQPRDDLDGPLQIVLEPRPSLDIEHVEGYPVTPRTETIEYMRENYAQFQSALAMLDRMYEDLDLGVTYRETERAQP